A DNA window from Aureibaculum sp. 2308TA14-22 contains the following coding sequences:
- a CDS encoding acetyl-CoA C-acyltransferase, translating into MKTAYIVKGYRTAVGKAPRGVFRFKRPDELAAETIEHLLKEVPSLDKTRIDDVIVGNAMPEAEQGLNIGRLISLMGLKIEDVPGVTVNRYCASGLETISIGVAKIQSGMANCVIAGGVESMSYIPMGGYRPTPNYKEAKNGNEDYYWGMGLTAEAVAHQFNVSREDQDEFAFNSHEKSLRAQGNDTFKDDIVPIEIEEVFVGEDGKKQSKKYTVAKDQGPRRGTSIDALAKLRPVFAQGGSVTAGNSSQMSDGAAFVLIMDEDMVKELNLEPVARMVSFAAAGVDPKIMGIGPVKAIPKAIEQAGLKQNDIDLIELNEAFASQSLAVIRELGLNKDIVNVNGGAISLGHPLGCTGAKLSVQLFNEMRRRKNKYGMVTMCVGTGQGAAGIFEFLN; encoded by the coding sequence ATGAAAACAGCATATATAGTAAAAGGATACAGAACGGCAGTTGGCAAAGCACCAAGAGGTGTATTTAGATTTAAAAGACCTGATGAATTGGCTGCAGAAACTATCGAACATCTTTTGAAAGAGGTGCCAAGTCTTGATAAAACGAGAATTGATGATGTTATTGTGGGTAACGCAATGCCCGAAGCAGAACAAGGCTTAAATATTGGACGTTTAATTTCTTTAATGGGATTAAAAATTGAAGATGTGCCTGGTGTAACAGTCAACAGATATTGTGCTTCGGGATTAGAGACCATTAGCATTGGTGTTGCTAAAATCCAGTCAGGAATGGCTAATTGTGTTATCGCTGGCGGTGTAGAAAGTATGAGTTATATCCCTATGGGAGGTTATAGACCTACACCAAATTATAAAGAAGCCAAAAATGGTAATGAAGATTATTATTGGGGAATGGGTTTAACAGCAGAAGCTGTTGCTCACCAATTCAACGTATCGCGTGAAGATCAAGATGAGTTTGCATTTAACTCTCACGAAAAATCATTAAGAGCTCAGGGCAATGACACATTTAAAGATGATATCGTTCCTATTGAAATTGAAGAAGTTTTTGTTGGTGAAGACGGTAAAAAACAATCAAAAAAATATACAGTAGCTAAAGATCAAGGTCCTCGAAGAGGAACTTCAATTGATGCACTTGCAAAACTACGTCCCGTTTTTGCACAAGGTGGAAGTGTAACTGCTGGTAATTCTTCACAAATGAGTGACGGTGCTGCTTTTGTCTTGATAATGGATGAAGATATGGTTAAAGAATTGAATCTTGAACCTGTTGCCAGAATGGTTTCTTTTGCTGCGGCGGGTGTTGATCCTAAAATTATGGGTATTGGTCCAGTAAAGGCTATTCCAAAAGCTATTGAACAAGCTGGATTAAAGCAAAATGATATTGATTTAATTGAATTGAATGAAGCATTTGCCTCACAATCATTAGCTGTAATACGAGAATTAGGATTGAACAAAGATATTGTTAATGTAAATGGTGGAGCCATTTCTTTAGGGCATCCTTTAGGTTGTACCGGGGCAAAATTATCCGTTCAACTGTTCAATGAAATGAGAAGACGTAAAAATAAATATGGTATGGTTACGATGTGCGTAGGTACGGGACAAGGTGCGGCTGGAATTTTTGAATTTTTGAATTAG
- a CDS encoding 3-hydroxyacyl-CoA dehydrogenase/enoyl-CoA hydratase family protein, giving the protein MDKRHIKKVAVIGSGIMGSGIACHFANIGVEVLLLDIVPRELTDVEKAKGLTLENKHVRNRLVNDSLKASLKSKPSPIYNQKFADRISTGNIEDDLHKIADVDWVLEVVVERLDIKQKVFEQVEKHRKLGTLITSNTSGIPIQFMNKGRSEDFQKHFAVTHFFNPPRYLQLFEVVPGPDCKQEVTDFLMNYGEKFLGKTSVLAKDTPAFIGNRIGIFGIMSLFHQVKELDLTVEEVDKLTGPVIGRPKSATFRTVDVVGLDTLVHVANGIYENCPKDEAHDLFKLPDFINTMMENKMLGSKTKKGFYKKEGKQILTLDLNALEYREKKRAKFATLELTKTVDKVIDRFKILVGGKDKAGEFYRKNFAAMFAYVQNRIPEISDELYRIDDAMKAGFGWEHGPFQIWDAVGVEKGIELMKAEGHEPATWVSEMLASGNSSFYTVKDGAKHYYDIPTKKHTQIPGQDAFIILDNIREAKTVWKNSDASIQHLGEGVLNVEFQSKMNTLGSGVLQAINKGIDLAETEYDAVILGNQDANFTVGANLAMMFMMAVEQEYDELNYAVKYFQDTVMRLRYSACPTIVAPYGMTLGGGCELSLHADKVVAAAETYIGLVEFGVGIIPGGAGSKEMALRATEGVLKDDVKLNKLRDYFINVAMAKVATSAYEAFDLGFFKEHKDIVVVNKNRQIATAKRHAIQLLEDGYTQPTPKKAYVMGQQALGMFLVGTDSLEKGHYASEHDKKIANKLGYVLAGGDLSEPTYVSERYLLDLEREAFMSLTTERKTLERIEHMLKTGKPLRN; this is encoded by the coding sequence ATGGACAAAAGACATATTAAAAAAGTAGCCGTTATAGGTTCCGGTATAATGGGATCAGGTATTGCCTGTCATTTTGCAAATATCGGCGTTGAGGTGTTGTTACTTGATATTGTTCCAAGAGAATTGACCGATGTCGAAAAAGCAAAGGGACTTACACTCGAAAACAAACATGTTAGAAATAGGTTGGTAAATGATAGCTTAAAGGCTTCTTTAAAATCTAAACCTTCTCCTATTTACAATCAAAAATTTGCAGATCGTATTTCTACAGGAAATATTGAAGATGATTTGCACAAAATAGCAGATGTAGATTGGGTACTAGAAGTAGTTGTAGAACGCTTAGATATTAAGCAAAAGGTTTTTGAACAAGTTGAAAAACACAGAAAACTGGGCACATTAATTACCTCTAATACTTCAGGTATTCCTATTCAGTTTATGAACAAGGGAAGAAGCGAAGATTTTCAAAAACATTTTGCGGTAACCCACTTTTTTAATCCACCAAGGTATTTACAACTTTTTGAAGTTGTTCCTGGTCCTGATTGTAAACAAGAAGTTACCGATTTCCTTATGAATTATGGTGAAAAATTCTTGGGTAAAACTTCGGTTTTAGCTAAAGACACACCAGCATTTATAGGAAATCGTATCGGTATTTTTGGTATTATGAGTCTCTTCCATCAAGTGAAGGAATTGGACTTGACAGTTGAGGAAGTTGATAAATTAACAGGACCAGTAATTGGCCGTCCAAAGTCAGCAACTTTCAGAACCGTTGATGTTGTTGGATTAGATACCTTAGTACATGTAGCCAATGGCATTTACGAAAACTGTCCCAAAGACGAGGCACACGACCTTTTTAAATTGCCTGATTTCATCAATACTATGATGGAAAACAAAATGCTGGGTAGTAAAACTAAAAAAGGTTTTTATAAAAAAGAAGGTAAACAAATTTTAACGCTCGATTTAAATGCGTTAGAATATCGAGAAAAGAAAAGAGCAAAATTTGCTACCTTAGAATTGACTAAAACAGTAGACAAGGTAATTGATCGTTTTAAAATATTAGTAGGCGGGAAAGATAAGGCTGGCGAGTTTTACAGAAAAAATTTCGCAGCGATGTTTGCTTATGTACAGAACAGAATTCCTGAAATTTCCGATGAACTTTACCGCATAGACGATGCCATGAAAGCCGGTTTTGGTTGGGAACACGGCCCGTTCCAAATTTGGGATGCAGTTGGTGTAGAAAAAGGAATCGAATTGATGAAAGCCGAAGGCCATGAACCTGCAACATGGGTTTCTGAAATGTTGGCAAGTGGAAATTCTTCTTTTTATACTGTAAAGGATGGTGCAAAACATTACTACGATATTCCCACCAAGAAACACACCCAAATTCCAGGTCAAGATGCATTTATCATTTTGGATAATATCCGTGAAGCTAAAACGGTTTGGAAAAATAGCGATGCTTCCATTCAGCATTTAGGTGAAGGTGTACTGAATGTAGAGTTCCAATCGAAAATGAATACATTAGGAAGTGGCGTTTTACAAGCTATTAATAAAGGTATTGATTTGGCCGAAACAGAGTATGATGCCGTAATTTTAGGAAATCAAGATGCTAATTTTACTGTTGGTGCCAACCTTGCCATGATGTTTATGATGGCGGTTGAACAGGAATATGACGAACTCAACTACGCCGTAAAATATTTTCAAGATACCGTAATGCGTTTACGTTATTCAGCTTGCCCAACTATTGTCGCTCCCTATGGAATGACACTTGGAGGTGGATGTGAACTTTCACTACATGCCGATAAAGTTGTTGCTGCTGCTGAAACTTATATTGGTTTAGTTGAATTTGGTGTTGGTATTATTCCTGGTGGTGCAGGCTCCAAAGAAATGGCATTACGTGCCACTGAAGGTGTGCTAAAAGACGATGTAAAACTCAACAAATTAAGAGATTACTTTATTAATGTAGCGATGGCAAAAGTGGCAACCTCAGCTTACGAAGCTTTTGACCTTGGGTTCTTTAAGGAGCATAAAGATATTGTTGTAGTTAATAAAAATAGACAAATAGCTACAGCCAAACGTCATGCCATTCAACTATTGGAAGATGGCTACACGCAACCTACACCAAAAAAAGCCTACGTAATGGGACAACAAGCTCTAGGTATGTTTTTGGTTGGAACTGATAGTTTAGAGAAAGGACATTATGCTTCTGAACACGATAAAAAAATAGCAAATAAATTAGGTTATGTATTAGCGGGTGGCGACTTATCTGAACCTACTTATGTATCGGAAAGATACTTACTAGATTTAGAACGCGAAGCTTTTATGTCGTTGACTACTGAGCGTAAAACCTTAGAAAGAATAGAACATATGTTAAAAACGGGGAAACCTTTAAGAAACTAA
- a CDS encoding ABC transporter ATP-binding protein yields MSNLLIAENIVKNFGDYKALNNVSINVSEGSIFGLLGPNGAGKTTLIRIINQITMPDEGLVTLDGEPLKPEHIKDIGYLPEERGLYKSMKVGEQALYLAQLKGLSKAEAKKRLKHWFDKFEIGDWWDKKIQELSKGMAQKIQFIVTVLHQPKLLIFDEPFSGFDPINANLIKDEILKLRDEGATVIFSTHRMESVEELCDDIALIHKANKILEGKLIDIKRNYKANIFEVGLLTPNKAEVTQNLKENFELSDATFKSLNEELQFNIKIDDKTPANQLISHLMATGELTHFVEVIPSVNDIFIQTVQNN; encoded by the coding sequence ATGAGCAACTTACTTATTGCCGAAAATATTGTTAAGAACTTTGGTGATTATAAAGCATTAAATAATGTTTCAATTAATGTTTCTGAAGGAAGTATATTTGGGTTATTAGGTCCAAATGGTGCAGGGAAAACAACGTTAATCAGAATCATCAATCAAATTACAATGCCAGATGAAGGTTTGGTAACCTTAGATGGTGAACCCTTAAAACCTGAACATATAAAAGATATTGGTTACTTGCCCGAAGAACGTGGTTTATATAAATCGATGAAAGTAGGTGAACAAGCTCTCTATTTAGCACAATTAAAAGGTTTGAGCAAAGCCGAAGCCAAAAAGCGACTAAAGCATTGGTTTGATAAATTTGAAATTGGCGATTGGTGGGATAAAAAAATTCAAGAATTATCTAAAGGGATGGCTCAAAAAATCCAGTTTATTGTGACCGTACTGCACCAACCTAAATTATTGATTTTTGACGAGCCTTTTAGCGGATTTGATCCTATAAACGCGAATTTAATAAAAGATGAAATTCTAAAATTAAGAGACGAAGGAGCTACTGTTATTTTTTCTACACATAGAATGGAATCCGTTGAGGAATTGTGCGATGATATTGCACTTATTCATAAAGCAAATAAAATTTTAGAAGGTAAATTAATTGATATTAAGCGTAATTATAAAGCAAATATATTTGAGGTAGGCTTGCTAACACCAAATAAAGCAGAAGTAACCCAAAATTTGAAGGAGAATTTTGAGCTTTCTGATGCTACTTTTAAAAGTTTAAATGAAGAGCTGCAGTTCAATATTAAAATTGATGATAAGACTCCAGCTAATCAATTAATTTCTCATTTAATGGCAACAGGAGAGCTTACTCATTTTGTAGAAGTAATTCCGAGTGTAAACGATATTTTTATTCAAACTGTTCAAAATAATTAA
- a CDS encoding MarR family winged helix-turn-helix transcriptional regulator gives MQKETTIDHALRATWQAVAKMYNEQAAKHGSTMATAFVLLNIDFENGTPSTSLGPQMGMEPTSLSRILKTMEEKGAIYREKNPEDGRSVLIKLTDYGKEMRKVSRATVIAFNEKVKGKISEEKLNHFFEVTEKINQLIAEREIFKKVDVKQQKNKLNGQKTY, from the coding sequence ATGCAAAAAGAAACTACCATTGACCATGCACTCAGGGCAACTTGGCAAGCTGTTGCAAAAATGTACAATGAACAAGCTGCCAAACATGGTAGTACAATGGCCACAGCATTTGTGTTATTAAACATAGATTTTGAAAACGGAACACCATCAACCTCTTTGGGACCGCAAATGGGAATGGAACCCACTAGTCTATCCAGAATTTTAAAAACGATGGAAGAAAAAGGTGCAATTTATAGAGAGAAAAATCCGGAAGATGGGCGAAGCGTACTGATAAAATTAACCGATTATGGAAAAGAGATGCGTAAAGTTTCTAGAGCAACAGTTATTGCTTTTAATGAAAAAGTAAAAGGTAAAATATCTGAAGAAAAATTAAATCACTTTTTTGAAGTGACCGAAAAAATAAATCAATTAATAGCCGAGCGTGAAATCTTTAAGAAAGTTGACGTAAAGCAACAAAAAAATAAGTTAAATGGACAAAAGACATATTAA